A single region of the Metarhizium brunneum chromosome 6, complete sequence genome encodes:
- the byr1 gene encoding Protein kinase byr1, which translates to MADPFAPRSMKRKNVKGLALTPAAPRPPPTAESWSGADGGRDDNKDEQLEIGIEYKLDLRPQDLEIMKELGSGNGGTVSKVKHLTTGTVMARKVIHVEAKKEMRKRIVRELQIMHGCHSDYIVNFYGAFLNSNNDVIMCMEYMDVGSLDRVSRVFGPVRVDVLGKIAEATLGGLTYLYSKHHIMHRDIKPSNILVNSRGSIKLCDFGVSGELINSIADTFVGTSTYMAPERIQGERYTVKSDVWSFGLTVMELAIGKFPFASSEQFSDEDCAPAGILDLLQQIVHEPAPRLPKSDAFPSILEDMIQKCLYKQPDQRPTPQELYDHDPFVQAAKRTPVDLREWAFGLMERDNRKSHLAPQLSPATQDLLRSSDSPTYLTQNEDRMTPTPTSGDIPIGGAGIISPRDQPSRSPSRNGNIRTPGSVPHPGMGMRVATTNSVPQTSHYAELSGPASASSATFSLPVRAGPPGNPMPPPLARRQTPDDFRRETRRQATFGLPPNPSPSYGL; encoded by the exons atggctgaTCCGTTCGCGCCGCGCTCGATGAAGCGCAAGAATGTCAAGGGTCTTGCCCTGACACCTGCAGCCCCGCGACCCCCGCCAACTGCGGAAAGCTGGTCCGGCGCTGACGGCGGCAGAGATGATAACAAAGACGAGCAGCTCGAGATTGGTATCGAGTACAAGCTGGACCTGAGACCCCAAGATCTGGAAATAATGAAGGAGCTTGGATCCGGAAATGGAGGCACCGTTAGCAAAGTCAAGCACCTTACCACCGGCACGGTAATGGCTCGCAAG GTTATCCATGTCGAGGCAAAGAAGGAAATGCGCAAGCGAATCGTCCGAGAACTTCAGATTATGCACGGATGCCATTCTGACTACATTGTCAACTTTTACGGCGCATTTCTCAACAGCAATAACGATGTCATCATGTGTATGGAGTATATGGACGTGGG CTCACTGGATCGAGTTTCGAGAGTCTTCGGGCCTGTTCGGGTTGATGTCCTTGGGAAAATCGCCGAAGCCACCCTAGGAGGCTTGACGTACCTCTACTCAAAGCACCACATCATGCACAGAGATATCAAGCCGTCCAACATTCTTGTCAACTCTCGAGGGTCTATCAAGTTGTGTGATTTTGGCGTTTCTGGCGAACTGATTAATTCGATTGCCGACACGTTTGTGGGCACTTCAACGTACATGGCCCCGGAGAGAATTCAGGGCGAAAGGTACACGGTCAAATCGGATGTGTGGAGTTTCGGCTTGACTGTCATGgagcttgccattggcaagtTCCCATTCGCATCGAGCGAACAGTTTTCCGACGAGGATTGCGCTCCAGCTGGTATTCTGGATCTGCTACAACAGATTGTGCACGAGCCCGCACCACGATTGCCCAAGAGTGACGCATTCCCTAGCATTCTGGAAGACATGATTCAAAAGTGCCTCTACAAGCAACCTGATCAGCGGCCAACACCACAGGAGCTTTAT GACCACGACCCATTTGTACAGGCTGCCAAAAGGACTCCTGTTGATCTTCGCGAGTGGGCATTTGGCCTCATGGAGAGAGACAATCGCAAATCACACCTCGCACCTCAACTATCACCCGCCACTCAAGATCTTCTTCGGTCTAGCGACTCCCCAACCTACTTGACACAAAACGAAGACCGCATGACACCCACACCCACCTCTGGTGATATCCCCATTGGCGGGGCTGGAATCATTTCACCCCGCGATCAACCTAGCCGTTCACCCAGCAGGAACGGCAACATCAGGACGCCTGGCTCAGTACCACACCCCGGGATGGGAATGAGAGTGGCAACGACGAATTCAGTGCCCCAAACATCACACTATGCAGAACTGTCAGGCCCTGCGAGTGCGAGCTCGGCAACATTTAGCCTTCCGGTCCGCGCAGGGCCCCCAGGAAACCCAATGCCACCGCCACTGGCACGACGACAGACTCCTGATGATTTCCGCAGGGAGACTCGCCGCCAAGCCACGTTTGGATTGCCCCCAAATCCCAGCCCTAGCTACGGATTATAA
- the SPT6 gene encoding Transcription elongation factor SPT6: MSNSMRDLISGEAELDDEEDDESFDEETGEERVRRNGAHVDDSSEEEDDDEDEEEARKIREGFIVDEEEEEEEEVESDAESRHVKRKREHRDREEEERLDEDDLELIGEQFGERPKPESKSKFKRLKRGHRDEDDITNERRGLDEIFSDEDEDATEQRPYGRSNLRAQADEFDDFIEEDFPEDEDERTRRLEDLEVARPRDRGVGAVVDTTGLDKDALDDMEAIFGNGEDYDWALQLEDDEEDREKQEQGIELKDVFEPSQLKEKLLTDEDNEIRFTDEPERFQLERKSFKNLQLTAEQFKEEAKWITNQLWPKKGLTQELQTPFAKAVGKVLEFFIVDEVEVPYVFQHRKDYLLHSKKIRKSARDDLDGPDYTIQSDKLLNQDDLWRILELDIKFRSFVDKRNSLEKTYENLKSLDVEDPMVEEMIPEATTMEELQDLQDYLQFQYGAKLRDLAVMAGNHSQSKRPGSKSALLDRVRNGKAYYFVKAYGVSADQLAKNALRQGKKITPDDDSQYPMDLADSLIDDNFSTGDQVISAARQMYSEELFASPRMRKYFRSSYYQAAELSCRRTDKGLRKIDDSHPYYEIKYLQNQAIADLVHRPELFLKMMRAEEEGLVDIKVDMPPRYDFRRQLYQEFESENFSDRAEQWREERKKVLDMAFPKLEKVIVKNVKEVIRTFCQDEVLKMCRQEFYRKLDQAPYKPKGMILGTTPRVLALSNGMGDPTREPTCWTWVEEDGRVLEQGKFGNLARDEAQREEFAALVRRRRPDVIAVSGWSAETSKLVRDIEALVSDKDLRGAEFDDPETNDYRTEPLEVVVVDDEVARLYKDSPRAVAEHPSLNPVTRYCLGLARYMQNPMKEYAALGKDVSSLSFHPCQHLLPQDKLAKYLDSAMVDTVNMVGVNINDAMTDTYTANLLPYIAGLGPRKATSVIKAINANGGSVNTRDELVGDPDSGKLPVVGPRVWNNCASFLYIEFDSTNEITDPLDNTRVHPEDYELGRKMAADALELDEEDVKAETDENGPGAIVRKLFKQDEQERVNELVLDEYADQLLTNFSQRKRATLEAISAELQAPYEELRRSFAPLNQSEIFTMFTGETKSSLCEGMIVPVNVRMVRDDFAIVKLDCGIEGRVEAHEVTSRTSVKEVLSTGQTAQAKILELNYKDFMAKLSMREDALRVPFKRPINYGRDGWDYNLETTDKEELREKDQSTGRTQRVVKHPNFKPFNSIQAEEYLGSQPPGEVIIRPSSKGNDHLAITWKVADNVYQHIDVLEMQKDTEFSVGKLLRIGGKYTYSDLDELIVDHVKAMARKVEELMRHDKYQSRSRSETEKWLTTYIDANPNRSAYAFCIDQKHPGYFWLCFKASRTARVIGLPVRSIPQGYELKGYQYPDMRALCNGFKLRYQNEFSTMGNR, from the exons ATGAGCAACAGCATGCGCGACTTGATTTCGGGGGAGGCCGAGttggatgatgaggaagatgatgagtcTTTCGATGAGGAGACTGGGGAGGAGCGTGTCAGGCGGAATGGCGCTCATGTTGATGACTCcagtgaagaagaggatgatgatgaagacgaggaggaagctAGGAAG ATCCGCGAGGGCTTCATTgtcgatgaagaagaggaggaagaggaagaggtcgAATCAGATGCAGAATCACGCCACGTGAAGAGAAAGCGCGAACATCGAGATcgtgaagaggaagagcgtcttgatgaagacgattTAGAGCTCATTGGTGAGCAATTTGGGGAACGCCCTAAACCAGAAAGCAAG TCCAAATTTAAACGGCTTAAACGAGGCCATCGCGACGAAGACGATATTACCAACGAGCGCCGTGGCCTGGACGAAATCTTTTccgatgaagacgaagatgcgACAGAGCAAAGGCCATATGGGCGGTCAAATCTACGTGCCCAGGCCGATGAGTTCGACGACTTTATCGAAGAAGATTTCcccgaagatgaagacgagcgAACGCGCCGACTGGAAGATTTAGAAGTTGCGCGACCTCGGGACCGCGGCGTAGGGGCTGTTGTCGATACTACAGGCCTTGACAAGGATGCCTTGGATGACATGGAAGCTATATTTGGCAACGGTGAAGACTACGACTGGGCACTGCAacttgaagatgatgaagaagaccGGGAGAAACAAGAACAGGGTATTGAGCTTAAGGATGTGTTTGAACCATCACAactcaaggagaagctcctCACCGACGAAGACAATGAGATTCGATTCACCGACGAGCCCGAGCGATTTCAACTGGAGCGCAAGTCATTCAAGAACCTTCAGCTCACCGCGGAACAATTTAAAGAGGAAGCCAAATGGATTACGAATCAGCTGTGGCCGAAGAAGGGTCTGACCCAGGAGCTCCAGACGCCCTTTGCTAAAGCTGTCGGCAAAGTTCTTGAATTCTTTATCGTTGACGAAGTCGAAGTCCCGTATGTCTTCCAGCATCGAAAAGACTATCTTCTGCATTCCAAAAAGATTCGAAAGTCGGCCCGTGATGATTTGGATGGTCCGGATTACACTATTCAATCAGATAAGCTCCTTAATCAGGACGATCTCTGGAGAATTCTGGAACTGGACATCAAGTTTAGATCATTTGTTGACAAGAGGAACTCCCTGGAAAAGACATATGAGAACCTGAAATCTCTTGACGTTGAGGATCCGATGGTTGAGGAAATGATTCCAGAAGCTACAACTATGGAGGAACTACAAGACCTCCAAGATTATCTCCAGTTTCAATATGGCGCTAAGCTCAGGGATCTTGCAGTCATGGCTGGTAACCACTCTCAATCGAAGCGGCCTGGCTCAAAGTCAGCCCTACTTGATCGAGTTCGCAACGGCAAGGCGTACTATTTTGTGAAAGCTTACGGTGTCTCTGCCGACCAACTGGCCAAGAATGCGCTGCGGCAAGGGAAAAAGATCACACCCGATGACGACTCGCAGTACCCCATGGACCTTGCTGATAGCTTAATCGATGACAACTTCAGCACAGGCGACCAGGTCATTTCTGCAGCGCGTCAAATGTACTCGGAGGAGCTCTTCGCCAGCCCTCGCATGCGCAAGTACTTCAGGAGCTCTTACTACCAGGCTGCCGAGCTCAGCTGTCGACGTACGGATAAGGGCCTTCGGAAGATTGATGATTCACATCCCTATTATGAAATCAAATATCTCCAGAACCAGGCAATTGCTGACCTAGTTCACCGACCGGAGCTCTTCCTCAAGATGATGcgagcagaagaagagggcttAGTTGATATCAAAGTCGACATGCCACCACGATACGACTTCCGGCGACAACTGTACCAAGAGTTCGAGTCTGAGAACTTCAGTGACCGTGCCGAGCAATGGCGAGAGGAGCGAAAAAAGGTTCTCGACATGGCCTTCCCCAAGCTGGAGAAGGTCATTGTAaagaatgtcaaggaagTTATTCGTACTTTCTGCCAGGATGAGGTGCTCAAGATGTGTCGCCAGGAGTTTTACCGAAAGCTGGATCAGGCTCCATATAAGCCAAAGGGAATGATTCTGGGAACCACACCTCGAGTCCTTGCTCTGTCCAATGGGATGGGTGACCCAACCCGTGAGCCAACATGCTGGACATGggtggaagaagacggccgagTTCTCGAGCAGGGCAAGTTTGGTAACCTGGCGCGAGACGAAGCTCAGCGGGAAGAGTTTGCTGCGCTGGttcgacggcgccgcccagATGTTATTGCTGTCAGTGGTTGGAGTGCCGAAACAAGCAAACTGGTTCGAGACATAGAAGCTCTTGTGAGCGATAAGGATCTCCGGGGAGCAGAGTTCGATGATCCGGAGACCAATGATTACAGAACAGAGCCTCTCGAGGTGGTCGTTGTGGATGACGAGGTAGCCCGACTGTACAAGGACAGCCCGCGTGCGGTGGCTGAGCATCCGTCTCTGAACCCAGTGACGAGATATTGCCTTGGCTTGGCGCGATACATGCAGAATCCGATGAAGGAGTATGCCGCTCTCGGCAAAGATGTATCATCGCTTTCATTCCACCCTTGCCAGCATCTGTTACCGCAGGATAAGCTGGCAAAATACCTTGACTCCGCCATGGTTGATACTGTCAATATGGTCGGTGTTAACATTAACGATGCAATGACTGACACATACACGGCAAATCTACTGCCTTATATTGCAGGCTTGGGACCCCGAAAGGCTACTAGCGTCATCAAGGCGATTAATGCCAATGGAGGCTCCGTAAACACACGAGATGAGCTAGTTGGTGACCCCGACAGCGGCAAGTTGCCTGTTGTTGGACCTCGTGTCTGGAACAACTGTGCCAGCTTCCTATATATTGAATTCGATTCAACCAACGAGATAACTGATCCCCTGGACAACACGCGAGTTCATCCTGAGGATTACGAACTTGGTCGCAAGATGGCTGCAGACGCCTTGGAGttggatgaggaagacgtcAAGGCCGAAACGGACGAAAACGGACCCGGCGCAATTGTTCGGAAACTGTTCAAACAAGACGAGCAAGAACGAGTCAACGAACTTGTCCTGGATGAGTACGCTGATCAGCTGCTGACCAACTTCAGCCAACGAAAGCGGGCGACGCTCGAGGCCATTAGCGCAGAACTTCAGGCCCCGTATGAAGAACTGCGACGCAGCTTTGCGCCCCTGAACCAGTCCGAGATCTTCACCATGTTTACCGGCGAGACAAAGTCATCGCTGTGCGAGGGAATGATTGTGCCTGTCAATGTCCGTATGGTGCGAgacgactttgccattgtcaagctCGACTGCGGCATTGAGGGCAGGGTTGAAGCACATGAAGTGACGAGTCGCACTTCGGTCAAGGAGGTCCTGAGCACGGGCCAGACTGCCCAGGCCAAGATCCTCGAGCTGAACTATAAAGACTTCATGGCGAAGCTGTCTATGCGAGAAGATGCGTTGCGCGTGCCGTTTAAGCGGCCCATTAATTATGGCCGTGACGGCTGGGACTACAACCTGGAAACAACCGACAAGGAGGAGCTTCGCGAAAAGGACCAAAGCACTGGAAGGACACAGCGGGTGGTCAAGCACCCCAACTTCAAACCCTTCAACTCAATACAAGCAGAGGAATACCTTGGCTCACAGCCTCCCGGCGAGGTGATTATTCGTCCCTCGTCCAAGGGCAACGACCACTTGGCCATTACATGGAAGGTGGCGGACAACGTCTACCAGCACATTGATGTGCTGGAGATGCAAAAGGACACCGAGTTCTCCGTCGGCAAGCTCCTCCGCATCGGAGGCAAGTACACGTACAGCGATCTGGACGAATTGATTGTCGACCACGTCAAAGCCATGGCTCGAAAGGTAGAGGAGCTCATGCGCCACGACAAGTACCAGAGCAGGTCGCGGTCGGAGACGG AGAAATGGCTGACTACATATATCGACGCCAACCCCAACCGGTCCGCGTACGCCTTCTGCATTGACCAGAAGCACCCGGGATACTTTTGGCTCTGCTTCAAGGCCAGTCGCACGGCGAGGGTGATTGGCCTCCCTGTTCGTTCGATTCCACAGGGATACGAGTTGAAAGGGTACCAGTATCCGGATATGCGTGCGCTGTGCAACGGCTTCAAACTACGATACCAGAATGAGTTTTCAACCATGGGGAACCGGTGA
- the pkar1 gene encoding cAMP-dependent protein kinase regulatory subunit, whose translation MSVPFSSPFGANANPFGNDRSQNVMHSLAEEDENENGRNQTTGIGPGAGISFAGTFGGDASTDTPPTVRGPPHPDSYPAQYNFARRTSVSAESLKPSADSYDNWSPPFHEKTADQLGRLKRAIEGNFLFSHLDEEQTAQILGALVEKPIPAKGIKVISQGDAGDFFYVVEKGSFDVHVNPSGTIQPGPDGLGEQVGNIQAGGSFGELALMYNAPRAATVISVEPNCTLWALDRITFRRILMESTFARRRMYETFLEEVPLLSSLTPYERSKIADALETKKYAPGEIIIREGDPGHSFFLLESGEADAFKGDQSNKVLHYKKGDFFGELALLNDQPRAASVMASTEVKVATLGKNAFQRLLGPVEGILRRTRYEGVATGVEEMDPLHRD comes from the exons ATGTCTGTTCCTTTTTCGAGCCCGTTCGGGGCCAATGCAAACCCCTTTGGCAACGATCGGTCACAGAATGTTATGCACAGCCtggccgaggaagatgagaatGAGAATGGCAGGAACCAAACCACAGGGATCGGCCCGGGTGCTGGCATCAGCTTTGCCGGAACCTTTGGTGGCGATGCCAGCACAGATACACCTCCAACTGTCCGAGGCCCTCCACACCCAGACAGCTATCCTGCCCAATACAACTTTGCTCGTCGCACCTCGGTGTCGGCTGAGTCGCTAAAGCCCAGTGCAGACAGCTACGACAACTGGTCGCCCCCTTTTCATGAAAAGACTGCCGACCAGTTGGGGCGTCTCAAAAGGGCTATCGAGGGCAACTTCTTGTTCAGCCATCTCGACGAAGAGCAAACTGCCCAGATCCTCGGCGCGTTGGTTGAAAAGCCAATTCCTGCCAAGGGTATCAAG GTCATCAGCCAAGGTGATGCTGGCGACTTCTTCTACGTCGTGGAGAAGGGATCATTCGATGTCCACGTCAACCCCAGTGGGACCATCCAGCCTGGGCCGGACGGCTTGGGTGAGCAGGTTGGGAATATCCAGGCCGGAGGATCATTTGGTGAACTCGCCCTCATGTACAACGCCCCACGTGCTGCCACAGTCATTTCCGTTGAACCCAACTGCACGCTATGGGCCTTGGACCGCATCACATTCCGCCGCATACTAATGGAGTCGACCTTTGCCAGGAGGCGAATGTACGAGACCTTCTTGGAGGAGGTTCCACTCCTGTCATCATTAACGCCGTATGAGCGGTCCAAGATTGCTGATGCCCTCGAAACCAAGAAGTATGCCCCGGGCGAGATCATCATTAGGGAAGGGGACCCAGGTCATTCATTCTTCTTGCTAGAGAGCGGCGAGGCAGACGCCTTCAAGGGTGACCAAAGCAACAAGGTGCTGCATTATAAGAAGGGGGACTTTTTTGGTGAATTGGCCCTGCTCAATGATCAGCCTCGAGCTGCCAGCGTTATGGCTTCGACGGAGGTCAAGGTGGCAACGCTTGGCAAGAATGCTTTCCAGAGACTCCTGGGTCCTGTAGAGGGTATTCTGCGCCGTACCAGATACGAAGGTGTCGCCACTGGAGTCGAGGAAATGGACCCTCTGCACCGCGACTAG
- the hfi1 gene encoding Transcriptional coactivator hfi1, with the protein MPDIDPAALSRPAVSLSTPTLSNKTLSITAPGSGKPVKTSQIIPARIDLEPVYSALKGAIGGEKWLVYKESTTEFLTGRLSQAEYSERIDPILADNNGERDHLHNQLIAAILGNVTREMPDQGLAPWVSANDKPMPGAGSKPVTGDAAERRLKGEVMQLPPRDRRRIKDLAHNDYDPHESLSNLFADTHRKSSTSVEPIPTTATGINNMNFDLEIRKRFAQPLAIESGEFPDVGVISGRMLPFCYEAGLPSGHASDAPQLVTVATETFIKEVLTQIFSRTRSNGAGDSGNAGYGIGMTWIQTHKYKKQLHREEEAAIRGEITRDKGGLLPVEAKAANERGPLGMADLRLALEMADTGMAQFPILSTQVIYGYREGELEQWDDYTWYYHEPPAVEELVDGYDAKPTINGYGDAMDLDQETWWDGAETGDMDMLDGMLDSCLAVGS; encoded by the exons ATGCCCGACATCGACCCCGCGGCCCTGAGCCGTCCGGCCGTCAGCCTGTCGACCCCGACTCTATCGAACAAAACTCTGTCCATCACTGCGCCTGGCTCCGGAAAGCCTGTGAAAACCAGCCAAATCATTCCTGCCCGCATTGACCTTGAACCGGTGTATTCCGCGCTCAAGGGCGCCATCGGCGGAGAGAAATGGCTCGTGTATAAGGAGTCGACGACCGAATTCTTGACTG GCCGTCTCAGCCAAGCCGAATACTCGGAACGAATAGACCCCATCCTAGCCGACAACAATGGTGAGAGGGACCATCTTCATAACCAGCTCATTGCCGCCATACTCGGCAATGTCACACGAGAGATGCCCGACCAGGGCCTGGCGCCTTGGGTTAGCGCAAACGACAAGCCTATGCCTGGCGCTGGCAGTAAGCCTGTCACAGGTGATGCTGCCGAAAGAAGGTTGAAGGGGGAGGTGATGCAATTACCACCCCGAGATCGCAGGCGCATAAAGGACCTTGCACACAACGAT TATGATCCCCATGAGAGCTTATCAAATCTCTTTGCGGACACGCACCGCAAATCATCCACATCCGTCGAGCCCATTCCAACCACTGCAACTGGTATTAACAATATGA ACTTTGACTTGGAAATTAGAAAACGATTTGCGCAACCTCTGGCTATTGAGTCTGGGGAGTTCCCGGATGTTGGCGTTATAAGTGGGCGCATGTTGCCGTTCTGCTACGAGGCAGGGCTTCCCAGCGGTCACGCATCAGACGCGCCACAACTAGTAACAGTGGCTACAGAGACCTTTATCAAAGAAGTATTAACCCAAATATTCAGCCGCACGCGCAGTAATGGTGCCGGCGACTCGGGCAACGCGGGCTACGGCATCGGCATGACATGGATTCAGACGCACAAGTACAAGAAACAGCTTCATCGAGAGGAAGAGGCGGCTATTCGTGGAGAAATCACGCGTGATAAAGGTGGATTGCTTCCTGTTGAGGCAAAAGCCGCCAATGAACGCGGGCCGTTGGGCATGGCCGACTTGAGACTGGCCCTCGAAATGGCCGATACAGGCATGGCCCAGTTCCCTATTCTGTCGACGCAAGTCATTTATGGGTATCGCGAGGGCGAACTCGAACAGTGGGACGACTATACGTGGTATTATCACGAGCCTCCCGCGGTTGAGGAACTTGTAGATGGTTATGACGCCAAACCCACCATCAACGGGTACGGAGACGCCATGGACTTGGACCAGGAAACATGGTGGGACGGAGCAGAGACCGGCGATATGGATATGCTGGATGGGATGCTGGACTCTTGTCTTGCCGTGGGATCATAG
- the alp6 gene encoding Spindle pole body component alp6 yields MASERIIGALEHLIAHIVPQDPDEDADTAQDRHDAILKNAMSIIDSPQGPSISADVNHASDLIKRRLIQTNPGLALTFSNLYSRLLALPVLDNKWAILYLLYQLADSPDPNEPLPLSPIKPSAPNYREAIQRDAAKRQGRDRTKAATPVPRGEEEQFRDALQPEGLKHVPAPKPGLAGKEHPKRAVSLQSTLLANNYTEVDPPEADILRDLPFTLQGLSSTTLPFSKPETLRLPPTVPLPLVSILHTLAEPSLLYRGLDEYCNTPATGLLGQSLRSAIGSELRSYLSLVAALESQIRQALSSLDESEPRGGAGKAGVTLKRCVVWTREATMGLRLMSVMAKESEDKTGGQLISLIHSFSSSHGDPVVAAFAERLLGSFTRPFYDILRHWIYDGELSDPYQEFFVQEQNKPADVAHLKGAGNVWTDKYEIHQSMVPSIITQDFSQKVFLIGKSLNFIRHSCGDSVWVEEYSKAASKELRYGDTATLEAWIDEAYKTTMQRLMDLMSSKFHLFEHLQALKNYILLGQGDFIALLMESLAANLDLPVSAQYRHTLTAQLEHAIRGSNAQYDSPEVLRRLDARVLQLSENDMGWDCFTLEYKIDAPVDVVVTQWGNRQYLKVFNYLWRIKRVEFALLTTWRRCMTGSRGVLQNSDPVVSQTWKSTRGTLAEMTHFVGQLQYYILFEVIESSWDELQKRIHKEGCTLDDLINAHQRYLTDITHKGLLGAKRRNQGSEDGDDESSYRGQLSFLLELMLDYRKSVDGLYSWSVSDFTRRQEADVRISMRSDFDDNMGGQKDVPSEFPKLRKRLQQLGASFSSRLQMLLGDLAYQPDVDMRFLGVAMNFNDVYQPTRRKTRTTTATSANTSKA; encoded by the exons ATGGCGTCGGAACGCATCATCGGGGCACTCGAGCACCTAATAGCCCACATCGTCCCGCAAGACCCCGACGAAGATGCAGATACCGCCCAGGACCGGCACGATGCCATCTTGAAGAATGCGATGTCCATTATCGACAG CCCTCAAGGTCCATCTATTTCCGCCGACGTAAACCATGCTTCGGACCTCATCAAGCGGAGGCTGATTCAGACAAACCCCGGTCTGGCATTGACGTTTTCAAATCTATACTCGCGGTTACTCGCACTTCCTGTGCTCGACAACAAATGGGCCATCCTGTATCTCCTCTACCAACTGGCCGACTCACCAGACCCAAATGAACCTCTACCCCTCAGCCCGATCAAGCCCTCCGCACCAAATTACCGAGAGGCAATCCAGAGAGATGCCGCCAAAAGACAAGGTCGAGACCGAACCAAGGCCGCAACTCCCGTCCCCAGGGGGGAGGAAGAGCAGTTCCGAGATGCTTTGCAACCAGAGGGGTTGAAGCATGTCCCCGCGCCAAAACCAGGCCTCGCTGGGAAAGAACACCCCAAGAGGGCCGTTTCCTTGCAATCAACTTTACTCGCCAACAACTACACCGAGGTTGATCCTCCCGAGGCCGACATCCTGCGAGATCTGCCCTTTACCCTCCAAGGACTCTCGTCAACGACACTTCCCTTCTCCAAACCGGAAACACTCAGATTGCCTCCCACTGTGCCATTGCCTCTCGTGTCTATTCTCCACACCCTTGCCGAGCCATCCCTCCTATATCGAGGTCTTGACGAGTACTGCAACACCCCAGCTACAGGTCTACTGGGGCAAAGTTTGCGGTCCGCTATTGGGAGCGAACTTCGATCCTACCTCAGCCTTGTAGCAGCCTTAGAAAGCCAGATCCGACAAGCTCTGTCGTCACTTGATGAAAGCGAACCTCGTGGTGGAGCTGGAAAAGCTGGCGTCACATTGAAAAGATGCGTGGTGTGGACGCGAGAAGCAACAATGGGCCTACGGCTAATGAgcgtcatggccaaggagtCGGAGGATAAAACTGGTGGGCAACTGATCTCTCTCATTCACAGTTTCTCGTCATCGCACGGCGATCCAGTGGTTGCCGCCTTTGCAGAGAGGCTACTAGGCAGCTTCACAAGGCCGTTTTATGATATACTGCGGCACTGGATATACGACGGGGAGTTGTCAGACCCGTACCAGGAGTTCTTCGTCCAAGAGCAGAACAAACCCGCCGACGTTGCCCACTTGAAGGGAGCCGGCAATGTCTGGACAGACAAGTATGAGATCCATCAAAGCATGGTCCCCAGCATCATTACACAGGACTTCTCCCAAAAGGTGTTCCTCATCGGAAAGTCTCTCAACTTTATTCGACACAGCTGCGGCGACTCGGTATGGGTCGAGGAATACTCCAAGGCGGCGTCAAAGGAACTTCGATACGGCGACACGGCGACACTGGAAGCTTGGATCGACGAGGCATACAAGACCACCATGCAGCGCCTCATGGATCTAATGTCCAGCAAGTTCCATCTCTTTGAGCACCTACAAGCTCTCAAAAACTACATCCTCCTCGGCCAAGGGGATTTCATAGCTCTCCTCATGGAGTCTCTCGCTGCAAATCTAGACCTGCCCGTCAGCGCCCAATATCGACACACGCTCACAGCCCAACTGGAACACGCAATCCGCGGGTCCAACGCGCAATACGACTCCCCCGAGGttctccgccgcctcgaTGCAAGAGTGCTTCAACTCTCCGAAAACGACATGGGTTGGGATTGTTTCACTCTGGAATACAAAATCGACGCCCCCGTTGATGTCGTCGTGACGCAGTGGGGCAATCGCCAATACCTCAAAGTGTTTAATTACCTCTGGCGCATCAAGCGTGTCGAATTCGCCCTCCTCACCACCTGGCGCAGGTGCATGACCGGCTCGCGCGGTGTTCTACAAAACTCTGACCCTGTCGTCTCGCAGACATGGAAATCCACCCGCGGCACTCTCGCTGAAATGACCCATTTCGTCGGCCAACTCCAGTACTACATCCTCTTTGAAGTGATTGAATCATCGTGGGATGAGCTCCAGAAGCGCATCCATAAGGAAGGCTGCACCTTGGATGACCTCATCAACGCCCACCAACGGTACCTCACCGACATTACGCACAAGGGTTTGCTCGGTGCAAAACGCCGAAACCAAGGCTCAGAAGACGGCGATGACGAGTCTTCATACCGCGGACAACTCAGCTTTCTGCTCGAGTTGATGCTAGACTACCGGAAGTCGGTAGATGGGCTATACAGCTGGAGTGTCTCTGACTTTACGCGCCGCCAGGAAGCAGATGTACGCATTTCCATGCGATCTGATTTCGACGACAACATGGGCGGTCAAAAGGATGTACCATCCGAGTTTCCCAAGTTGAGGAAGAGACTGCAGCAGTTGGGTGCCTCGTTTAGTAGTAGACTGCAGATGCTACTTGGTGACTTGGCCTACCAGCCAGATGTGGATATGAGATTTTTGGGAGTAGCTATGAACTTTAATGATGTGTATCAGCccacgaggaggaagacgaggactACGACTGCTACTTCGGCGAATACGTCCAAGGCATGA